One segment of Amycolatopsis alba DSM 44262 DNA contains the following:
- a CDS encoding GntR family transcriptional regulator, protein MLDEGTPLFVQIAEQIADDIAEGSLAEGERVPSTNELAAFYRINPATAAKGINVLADDGLLEKRRGIGMFVAGGARQKLLTDRRQRFAEQYLDPMLIEARRLGIDDETLISLIRGNGHRNGGPAA, encoded by the coding sequence GTGCTCGACGAAGGAACACCGCTGTTCGTGCAGATCGCCGAACAGATCGCCGACGACATCGCCGAGGGAAGCCTGGCCGAGGGGGAACGCGTGCCGTCAACCAACGAACTCGCCGCCTTCTACCGGATCAATCCGGCGACGGCGGCCAAGGGAATCAACGTGCTCGCCGACGACGGGCTGCTGGAGAAGCGACGCGGTATCGGCATGTTCGTCGCCGGCGGCGCGCGGCAGAAGCTGCTCACCGACCGGCGGCAACGGTTCGCCGAGCAGTACCTCGACCCGATGCTCATCGAAGCGAGACGCCTCGGCATCGACGACGAAACCCTGATCTCGCTCATCCGCGGGAACGGACACCGGAACGGAGGACCCGCCGCATGA
- a CDS encoding ImmA/IrrE family metallo-endopeptidase has translation MDRRRKELWRRCRSLADGVSLPEPFDADAFIAELAAERGRPIELMQVNVPSSGPCGLLMSTERADYILYPTNTTALHRRHILLHEVGHLLCGHVGSDAGADGIALDAAASKTLMPNLSPELVRRVLGRTGYSAVEEQEAELLASLLAQRVSRTAVRGAAHLDESGSDLAGGMARVDNLFGNRKRRQP, from the coding sequence GTGGACCGCCGCCGTAAGGAGTTGTGGCGCCGCTGCCGGAGTCTCGCCGACGGTGTGAGCCTTCCCGAGCCCTTCGACGCCGACGCCTTCATCGCCGAACTGGCCGCCGAACGCGGCCGCCCGATCGAATTGATGCAGGTCAACGTCCCCTCCAGCGGTCCGTGCGGGCTGCTGATGAGCACCGAACGCGCCGACTACATCCTCTATCCGACCAACACCACCGCCCTGCACCGGCGGCATATCCTCCTGCACGAGGTCGGCCACCTGCTGTGCGGCCACGTCGGTTCGGACGCGGGCGCCGACGGGATCGCGCTCGACGCCGCCGCCAGCAAGACCCTCATGCCGAACCTGTCGCCCGAACTCGTCCGCCGTGTCCTGGGCCGCACGGGATACAGCGCCGTCGAGGAACAGGAGGCCGAGCTGCTGGCGAGCCTGCTGGCGCAACGCGTCTCCCGGACGGCGGTGCGCGGCGCGGCGCACCTCGACGAGAGCGGGAGCGATCTCGCCGGCGGGATGGCCAGGGTCGACAACCTCTTCGGCAACCGGAAGCGTCGCCAGCCGTGA
- the mutM gene encoding bifunctional DNA-formamidopyrimidine glycosylase/DNA-(apurinic or apyrimidinic site) lyase: MPELPEVEVVRAGLEAHVAGRTITDVEVLHARAIRRHELGAEDFTGRLSGTKIVAARRRGKYLWLELSDGQAMLAHLGMSGQMLVQPDDAPDEKHLRVRFRFADNGPELRFVDQRTFGGLALAELTEVDGTALPGTIAHIARDPMDPRFDLDQAVRALRSRRTEIKRALLDQTLVSGIGNIYADEALWRSKLHWARPTDRLTAAHGRTVLTAASEVMAAALVAGGTSFDALYVNINGQSGYFDRSLDAYGQEGLPCGRCGTAIRRDPFMNRSSFSCPRCQPRPRVR; this comes from the coding sequence ATGCCCGAACTCCCCGAGGTCGAGGTGGTCCGCGCCGGGCTCGAGGCGCATGTCGCCGGCCGGACGATCACCGACGTCGAAGTCCTGCACGCCCGCGCGATCCGCCGTCACGAACTCGGCGCCGAGGATTTCACCGGACGGCTCTCCGGCACCAAGATCGTCGCCGCCCGGCGCCGCGGCAAGTATCTGTGGCTGGAACTCTCCGACGGCCAGGCCATGCTCGCGCACCTCGGCATGAGCGGCCAGATGCTCGTCCAGCCCGACGACGCGCCCGACGAGAAGCACCTTCGCGTGAGGTTCCGCTTCGCCGACAACGGGCCCGAACTGCGCTTCGTCGACCAGAGGACCTTCGGCGGGCTCGCGCTCGCGGAACTCACCGAGGTCGACGGGACAGCCTTGCCGGGCACCATCGCGCATATCGCCCGCGACCCGATGGACCCGCGCTTCGATCTCGATCAGGCCGTCCGCGCGCTGCGGTCGAGGCGGACCGAGATCAAACGCGCCTTGCTCGACCAGACTCTCGTCTCCGGCATCGGCAACATCTACGCCGACGAGGCTCTCTGGCGGTCCAAGCTCCACTGGGCTCGCCCGACCGACAGGCTCACCGCGGCGCACGGGCGCACGGTGCTCACCGCCGCCAGTGAGGTCATGGCCGCCGCGCTCGTCGCGGGCGGGACGTCGTTCGACGCGCTTTACGTCAACATCAACGGTCAATCCGGCTATTTCGACCGTTCCCTCGACGCGTACGGTCAGGAAGGCCTGCCCTGCGGCCGGTGCGGGACGGCGATCCGGCGTGACCCCTTCATGAACCGTTCGTCGTTCTCGTGCCCGCGATGCCAGCCACGCCCTCGCGTGAGGTGA
- a CDS encoding ABC transporter ATP-binding protein, translating into MTPTISTTGLTRRYGDHLALGDVSVDIQEGKITGLLGRNGAGKSTFLRIVTAQEFAGAGSVRVFGENPVENERVLRRMVLVREDQQFPDFKVRHAITTASWFYPNWDAELADTLLADFDLPLKRPIKKLSRGMRSALSITIGLAARAELTLLDEPYAGLDAVARQLFYDRLLDDYSSHPRTVLLSTHLIDEVADLLEHVVMIDKGRVVLDAPADDLRGSAATVSGPALAVDDFVAGRRVLHRRKIGSRASVTVADAFDAAAKARAQALHLKLEPLSLQQLMVHTSNGQTAEEASA; encoded by the coding sequence ATGACGCCGACCATTTCGACCACCGGCCTGACCCGGCGCTACGGCGACCACCTCGCGCTCGGCGATGTCTCGGTCGACATCCAAGAAGGCAAGATCACCGGCCTGCTCGGCCGCAACGGCGCGGGCAAGAGCACTTTCCTGCGCATCGTCACCGCGCAGGAGTTCGCCGGCGCGGGCTCGGTCCGCGTGTTCGGGGAGAACCCGGTGGAGAACGAGCGCGTGCTCCGGCGCATGGTGCTCGTCCGCGAGGACCAGCAGTTCCCGGACTTCAAGGTCCGGCACGCCATCACGACGGCGTCGTGGTTCTACCCGAACTGGGACGCCGAGCTGGCCGACACGCTGCTGGCCGACTTCGATCTGCCGCTGAAGCGCCCGATCAAGAAGCTCTCGCGAGGGATGCGCTCGGCGCTGTCGATCACGATCGGGCTCGCGGCCCGAGCGGAACTCACGCTGCTCGACGAGCCGTACGCGGGTCTCGACGCCGTCGCGCGGCAACTGTTCTACGACCGGTTGCTCGACGACTATTCGAGCCACCCGCGCACGGTCCTGCTCTCCACGCACCTGATCGACGAAGTGGCCGATCTGCTGGAGCACGTCGTGATGATCGACAAGGGCCGCGTCGTCCTCGACGCGCCCGCCGACGACCTGCGCGGCTCGGCCGCCACGGTCAGCGGGCCCGCCCTCGCGGTGGACGACTTCGTCGCCGGACGCCGGGTGCTGCACCGCCGCAAGATCGGCTCGCGGGCTTCGGTCACCGTCGCCGACGCGTTCGACGCCGCCGCGAAGGCGCGGGCTCAGGCCCTGCACCTGAAGCTGGAACCGTTGTCACTGCAGCAATTGATGGTGCACACCTCCAACGGACAGACCGCAGAGGAGGCGTCCGCATGA
- a CDS encoding PadR family transcriptional regulator has product MEISQLLKGVLDLAVLAVLRGEDGYGYDVLRRLRVAGLQEVGDASVYGTLRRLYKAGLLTSYVVPSEEGPHRKYYSLNEPGRQRLEESGQTWRTFATTMNSLLGEAA; this is encoded by the coding sequence GTGGAGATCAGTCAGCTACTTAAAGGCGTGCTGGACCTCGCCGTTCTCGCGGTGCTTCGCGGGGAGGACGGCTACGGCTACGACGTGCTCCGAAGACTCCGGGTCGCGGGGTTGCAGGAAGTGGGCGACGCTTCGGTCTACGGGACGCTCCGGCGGCTGTACAAGGCAGGCCTGCTGACGTCCTACGTGGTGCCGAGTGAAGAAGGCCCGCACCGGAAGTACTACAGCCTCAACGAGCCCGGACGTCAGCGCCTCGAAGAGTCGGGGCAGACCTGGCGGACTTTCGCCACGACAATGAACAGCCTGTTGGGAGAGGCAGCATGA
- a CDS encoding helix-turn-helix domain-containing protein, with product MVAATEPGKTTLAEKIDKLFQIVLRPDREPYSHEEVAKACREATGESFSTTYLWQLRTGRRDNPTKRHLEALAQFFGVSPAYFFDDVQSAKIAEELALLGALRDAGVRDVALRAVTLSPDGLDTISDMIDAIARRESGRGGPKREA from the coding sequence ATGGTGGCCGCGACCGAGCCCGGCAAGACGACGCTCGCCGAAAAGATCGACAAGCTGTTCCAGATCGTGCTGAGACCCGATCGTGAACCGTACAGCCACGAGGAGGTCGCCAAGGCCTGCCGAGAGGCCACCGGCGAGAGTTTCTCGACGACGTACCTGTGGCAGTTGCGCACCGGTCGCCGCGACAACCCCACGAAACGCCACCTCGAGGCGCTCGCCCAGTTCTTCGGCGTCTCGCCGGCGTATTTCTTCGACGACGTGCAGAGTGCCAAGATCGCCGAGGAGCTCGCGCTGCTCGGCGCTCTCCGTGACGCCGGTGTCCGCGATGTCGCGCTGCGGGCCGTAACACTTTCCCCCGACGGACTCGACACCATCAGCGACATGATCGACGCGATCGCCCGCAGGGAATCCGGACGGGGCGGCCCGAAGAGGGAGGCGTGA
- a CDS encoding DUF1700 domain-containing protein, whose product MSTQNPTAVRVYLARVRSALADLPESEVEEILEDVRPHLAEMEAELGDNPKVDALIERLGSPESYAAELRASGGYPPRPAETGDKPAILKVKTGIGGARFAFWGLVFSMGGFALFGFAAAMLLRVEPLLGLLFIAPVLAISVAYVVRRGVASIAELPEVIKLREIVTSFQSNRNGKGLDYFRALKPAWWVLCAAVLVGFGLLLMLRHTEAILLLPLMLLAAVAVVWAGPKLKTDRRLLWLAVPISAFVIGSMFGGVGAAVDLAAKRSYSDGPYTNGYTPYNDTYGNPQLNYGSQEVENIYAFDAEGKPLTDVYLYDENGRPLSTTRYACERYTGEKRKVGDDNRYPRPRVERGVQDDQGNVNGYNGSRAFCQEKADVPFSAAIPKIAPVPPSATPQAPPSSTPAPPSNSTQPTR is encoded by the coding sequence ATGAGCACGCAGAATCCGACCGCCGTGCGGGTGTATCTGGCGAGGGTCAGGAGCGCGCTCGCCGACCTGCCCGAGAGCGAAGTCGAGGAGATCCTCGAAGACGTCCGGCCCCACCTCGCCGAAATGGAGGCGGAGCTGGGGGACAACCCGAAGGTCGACGCCCTGATCGAGCGTCTGGGCAGCCCTGAGAGCTACGCCGCCGAACTGCGCGCGTCCGGTGGATATCCGCCGCGTCCGGCCGAGACGGGCGACAAGCCCGCCATCCTGAAGGTGAAGACCGGGATCGGCGGAGCACGGTTCGCGTTCTGGGGCCTGGTGTTCTCCATGGGCGGGTTCGCGTTGTTCGGCTTCGCGGCCGCGATGCTGCTCCGGGTGGAACCGTTGCTGGGCCTGCTTTTCATCGCCCCCGTGCTCGCGATCAGTGTCGCCTACGTGGTCCGGCGAGGTGTCGCCTCGATCGCGGAACTGCCTGAGGTGATCAAGCTCCGCGAGATCGTGACGTCGTTCCAGAGCAACCGGAACGGCAAGGGACTGGACTACTTCCGCGCGCTCAAACCGGCGTGGTGGGTGCTCTGCGCGGCGGTGCTGGTCGGGTTCGGCCTGCTGCTCATGCTTCGGCACACCGAGGCCATTCTGTTGCTGCCGTTGATGTTGCTGGCGGCCGTCGCGGTGGTCTGGGCGGGGCCGAAACTGAAGACGGACCGGCGGCTGCTGTGGCTGGCCGTGCCGATCTCGGCGTTCGTCATCGGCAGCATGTTCGGCGGGGTGGGCGCTGCCGTCGATCTGGCCGCGAAGCGCTCCTACTCCGACGGTCCTTACACAAACGGCTACACGCCGTACAACGACACCTACGGCAACCCGCAGCTGAACTACGGCAGCCAGGAAGTGGAGAACATCTACGCGTTCGACGCCGAGGGCAAACCGCTGACGGATGTCTATCTCTACGACGAGAACGGCCGCCCGCTCAGCACGACCCGGTACGCGTGTGAGAGGTACACGGGCGAGAAGCGGAAGGTCGGCGACGACAACCGCTACCCGCGCCCGCGCGTCGAGCGGGGTGTCCAGGACGACCAGGGGAACGTCAACGGCTACAACGGTTCCCGCGCCTTCTGCCAGGAAAAAGCCGACGTCCCGTTCAGCGCGGCGATCCCGAAGATCGCACCGGTGCCGCCTTCCGCGACTCCCCAGGCGCCGCCGTCCTCGACCCCGGCGCCGCCGTCGAACTCCACCCAGCCGACGCGCTAG
- a CDS encoding MAB_1171c family putative transporter: MTETIAYFCCVVAFAGFGYKLIQARHTQPLRRMWFLSAFGTCIAGGIMLLTPAMENAVGVEEPIGSLLNLAADVLKIGAMAFAVAFAHSLKLGEGKRIGWHALLSWAVVAAEIVLFFLSDSYRVGEHTAAGPGRLGWFVAYNVLFLVYGLISLLTFSIVFARFARHADPGPLRTGLWLLVGGGVSALAWTFWDVDDIYVLATTGEVNAGEDTISAILAALSVGLAGAGATLSVWGPALAAPFRLIGMYRTYRRIEPLWTALREAVPGIALDPGPGMPGGVEFALYRRVIEIRDGHLALRPYFDPDVPPVAEAEARKAKIPEARVPATIEAAALAAALVASEAGRRYAPDDVPATYLDEPDIATEAAWLVEVTHAWRRSTVVGRIRDRARESVAVQA, encoded by the coding sequence GTGACCGAGACCATCGCGTACTTCTGCTGCGTGGTGGCTTTCGCGGGCTTCGGATACAAGCTGATCCAGGCTCGCCACACCCAGCCGCTGCGGCGGATGTGGTTCCTCAGCGCGTTCGGGACGTGCATCGCGGGCGGCATCATGCTGCTCACCCCGGCCATGGAGAACGCGGTGGGGGTCGAGGAGCCCATCGGCAGTCTCCTGAATCTCGCCGCGGATGTGCTCAAGATCGGTGCGATGGCCTTCGCGGTGGCGTTCGCGCATTCGCTGAAACTGGGGGAGGGCAAGCGGATCGGCTGGCACGCGTTGCTGTCCTGGGCCGTCGTGGCCGCCGAGATCGTGCTCTTCTTCCTCTCCGACAGCTATCGCGTCGGCGAGCACACCGCCGCCGGACCGGGCAGGCTCGGCTGGTTCGTCGCGTACAACGTCCTCTTTCTCGTTTACGGCCTGATCAGCCTGCTGACCTTCTCGATCGTCTTCGCCCGCTTCGCGCGTCATGCCGATCCCGGTCCGCTTCGCACCGGGCTGTGGCTGCTCGTCGGTGGCGGGGTGTCCGCGCTGGCCTGGACCTTCTGGGACGTCGACGACATCTACGTCCTCGCCACCACCGGCGAGGTCAACGCGGGTGAGGACACGATCTCGGCGATCTTGGCGGCGCTGAGCGTCGGGCTCGCCGGGGCGGGCGCCACGCTCAGCGTGTGGGGGCCCGCGCTGGCGGCCCCGTTCCGCCTGATCGGCATGTACCGGACCTACCGCCGCATCGAGCCGCTGTGGACCGCGCTGCGCGAAGCCGTCCCCGGAATCGCGCTGGACCCCGGTCCCGGTATGCCCGGCGGTGTCGAATTCGCCTTGTACCGCAGGGTCATCGAAATCCGGGACGGTCATCTCGCGCTGCGCCCCTACTTCGACCCGGACGTCCCGCCGGTCGCGGAAGCCGAGGCCCGCAAGGCGAAGATCCCCGAAGCCCGTGTCCCGGCGACGATCGAGGCCGCGGCACTGGCCGCCGCGCTCGTCGCCTCCGAGGCGGGCCGCCGGTACGCCCCCGACGACGTTCCGGCGACCTACCTCGACGAGCCGGACATCGCCACCGAGGCGGCGTGGCTGGTGGAGGTCACGCATGCCTGGCGACGGTCCACAGTGGTCGGTCGCATCCGGGACCGGGCGCGGGAATCCGTTGCCGTCCAGGCATGA
- a CDS encoding helix-turn-helix transcriptional regulator, giving the protein MPHRDEPTLERECELGRIEAALDSATAGEGRVVVIEGRAGIGKTRLVQETQALAKGRGFGRLQAFGDALEAAMAWGVVRQLVEHSVSRHSTKILDAAAADPGEAELARTLHALWWVVVDLSSARPLLITVDDAHWADPSSLRFLVYLSRRIADLPIVLVVATRPPAEHTGPLTQLSVSRQTERVVPKALSPEALAELVAAREVLPAWAVVTALHAASGGNPFLTRVLVGELDALGLPVDSAATASKIGKLGPSAVFRAVLGRLPAEAVALAGAVAILGTGGDPWQAGALAKLDVTGLSAAVEALSSANVFAADGDHLVFVHPVVREAVLADLGPVARAALHGGAAKALYAAKAPADRVAAHLVRAPRGTLPGSAVILREAAAALLSAGDPRTAAAHLRRAVEETPDNAALRAELGRALLRTGEAVEARRQLLLAAAGVPDAELVAAAASATTVVDGPEAAVAELREAIAARPGGPRDPGRMHLEARLAVIRSFLPHHRRTASDHLSAYASLSGGTPDERTLLGLLAQMGRYEVRPADEVAETACRALANGAFFEDATGSIDVMVGWVVAMLALISADGIDEAGREIERARQRVREHGSPVEFAMVANAALFLEWRLGNLTVMEAEAEGALAAIGAEEPSPQVVALRATATHFLAYAALERGDLEAAADVLARFDGDHGDGPRMMPTMWLHEPRALIALAVGNPVLARTQAFLQRDEMRAVGVDPPTIPWRVPAVRAALLLGESDHALKLAEEQVVIARKWGTATEIGAALRLLAHADGDRRLDLLSESVGVLERSPARLHLARSLIDLGEAMRAARRGTDARSPLNRGIRLAAECGSAVLRTRAGKALEALGDRPRRAIAADPSSLTASERLVADLAASGHANREIAQELFVTPKAVEKHLGRIYAKLGIAGRRGLARAEFRMRERRRRT; this is encoded by the coding sequence ATGCCTCATCGCGACGAGCCGACCCTCGAACGCGAATGCGAACTCGGGAGGATCGAAGCGGCCCTCGACTCCGCCACGGCGGGCGAGGGCCGGGTGGTGGTCATCGAAGGCCGGGCCGGTATCGGCAAGACCCGGCTGGTCCAGGAAACCCAGGCGCTGGCGAAGGGCCGTGGGTTCGGCAGGCTGCAGGCTTTCGGTGACGCGCTCGAAGCCGCGATGGCCTGGGGCGTCGTCCGTCAGCTCGTCGAGCATTCGGTTTCGCGCCACAGCACGAAGATCCTCGACGCCGCGGCCGCCGATCCGGGCGAGGCCGAACTGGCGAGAACGCTGCACGCGTTGTGGTGGGTCGTGGTCGACCTCTCGTCGGCCCGGCCGCTGCTGATCACGGTCGACGACGCGCACTGGGCGGACCCTTCGTCACTGCGATTCCTCGTCTACCTTTCGCGCCGGATCGCCGACCTGCCGATCGTGCTCGTCGTGGCGACCCGGCCGCCCGCGGAGCACACCGGGCCGCTGACCCAGCTGAGCGTTTCCCGGCAGACCGAACGTGTGGTGCCGAAGGCGCTTTCGCCCGAAGCGCTCGCTGAACTCGTGGCCGCCCGTGAGGTGCTCCCGGCCTGGGCCGTGGTCACCGCACTGCATGCCGCCAGCGGCGGGAACCCTTTCCTGACAAGGGTTCTCGTCGGCGAACTCGACGCGCTCGGGCTGCCCGTCGACAGTGCCGCGACCGCCTCCAAGATCGGGAAACTGGGCCCCAGCGCCGTTTTCCGCGCGGTGCTGGGCAGACTGCCCGCCGAGGCCGTCGCGCTCGCCGGCGCGGTCGCGATCCTGGGCACCGGCGGCGATCCGTGGCAGGCCGGAGCGCTGGCGAAACTGGACGTCACCGGGCTTTCGGCGGCCGTCGAGGCACTGAGCTCGGCGAACGTGTTCGCCGCCGACGGCGACCATCTCGTCTTCGTCCATCCTGTCGTCCGGGAGGCCGTTCTCGCCGACCTGGGCCCGGTCGCCCGCGCGGCATTGCACGGTGGCGCCGCAAAGGCGCTGTACGCGGCGAAGGCGCCGGCGGACCGGGTCGCCGCACATCTCGTGCGGGCGCCGAGAGGCACCTTGCCGGGCTCGGCCGTGATCCTGCGCGAGGCCGCGGCCGCCTTGCTTTCGGCGGGCGACCCGAGAACAGCCGCCGCGCATCTGCGCCGGGCCGTCGAGGAGACCCCGGACAACGCGGCGCTGCGGGCCGAACTCGGCCGCGCGCTGCTCCGCACAGGTGAGGCCGTCGAAGCGCGACGGCAACTCCTGCTGGCGGCGGCCGGTGTTCCCGACGCCGAACTCGTCGCGGCCGCCGCGTCAGCCACGACGGTCGTCGACGGGCCCGAAGCCGCCGTCGCCGAACTCCGCGAGGCGATCGCCGCCCGCCCTGGCGGTCCGCGCGATCCGGGCCGGATGCACCTGGAGGCGCGGCTCGCGGTGATCCGCTCGTTCCTGCCGCACCATCGCCGGACGGCGTCCGATCACCTGAGCGCGTACGCGAGCTTGAGCGGCGGCACCCCCGACGAGCGCACCCTGCTCGGCCTGCTCGCGCAGATGGGACGGTACGAGGTCCGGCCCGCGGACGAGGTCGCCGAGACCGCCTGCCGCGCGCTGGCCAACGGCGCCTTCTTCGAAGACGCAACCGGAAGCATCGACGTGATGGTCGGCTGGGTGGTCGCGATGCTCGCGCTGATCTCCGCCGACGGGATCGACGAAGCCGGACGGGAGATCGAGCGCGCGCGGCAGCGGGTGCGGGAGCACGGTTCGCCCGTCGAGTTCGCGATGGTCGCCAACGCCGCGTTGTTCCTCGAGTGGCGGCTCGGCAACTTGACCGTCATGGAGGCCGAAGCCGAGGGCGCGCTCGCCGCCATCGGCGCCGAAGAACCGTCGCCGCAGGTGGTCGCGCTGAGGGCGACGGCGACGCATTTCCTCGCCTACGCCGCTTTGGAACGCGGTGACCTGGAAGCCGCCGCCGACGTGCTGGCGCGGTTCGACGGCGACCACGGCGACGGTCCGAGGATGATGCCGACGATGTGGCTGCACGAACCCCGCGCGCTGATCGCGCTCGCCGTCGGGAATCCCGTGCTCGCCAGGACGCAGGCGTTCCTGCAGCGCGACGAGATGCGCGCGGTGGGCGTCGACCCGCCGACCATTCCGTGGCGGGTCCCGGCCGTGCGCGCCGCGCTGCTGCTCGGCGAGTCGGACCACGCCCTGAAACTGGCCGAGGAACAGGTGGTCATCGCGCGGAAGTGGGGGACCGCGACGGAGATCGGCGCCGCGCTCCGGTTGCTCGCGCACGCCGACGGTGACCGGCGGCTGGACCTGCTTTCCGAGTCGGTCGGGGTGCTGGAGCGGTCCCCGGCGCGGCTGCACCTCGCCCGTTCGCTGATCGACCTCGGCGAGGCGATGCGGGCCGCCCGGCGGGGCACGGACGCGCGGAGCCCGCTCAACCGCGGGATCCGGCTGGCCGCCGAATGCGGCTCGGCGGTGTTGCGCACCCGCGCCGGCAAGGCGTTGGAAGCCTTGGGGGACCGGCCCCGACGGGCGATCGCCGCCGACCCGTCCTCGTTGACCGCGAGCGAACGGCTGGTCGCGGATCTGGCGGCGTCCGGACATGCGAACCGCGAGATCGCGCAGGAACTGTTCGTCACCCCGAAGGCGGTCGAGAAGCACCTCGGGCGGATCTACGCGAAACTCGGCATCGCCGGGCGGCGAGGGCTGGCGCGGGCCGAATTCCGGATGCGGGAACGGCGCCGGAGGACGTAG
- a CDS encoding polysaccharide lyase 6 family protein — protein sequence MRLFCLVTATALALTAGPATASAAQVVRVTSLGALQSAIDKAQPGDEIRLADGSYSASSAISIKRSGSASAPITITAENVGKAEIKGSAGFSFSSNASNVVLRGFKLRHGGSLSVPAGSTHNRLTRLDVQLTSGGNWVTLNGDDAEFDHNVLQNRTSQGVFLQVLGRSDDMAKRVRVHHNYFFNHQFTGSNGGESIRFGLSNHQKYPAGGIVEYNLFEKADGDSEAISVKSSDNVVRYNTIRDSRGFIVLRHGDRSVVEGNILLGKSGIRFHGNDHKIVGNYVNSTANRGIVFGSGDEADSGPDSKLHDRPDRVVVAYNTVVGTTDGIHGDGGAFKPKDCVLANNILQGTGTLVSMPGGSEVKYEGNIAWGGPAGMPSSGYEAVDPKLTQGFRLSAGSPAIDAGVGSYPFAGTDIDLQARSGKFDVGADELLAGGTRKALTKADVGPLAP from the coding sequence ATGCGTCTTTTCTGCCTTGTCACAGCGACCGCGCTGGCACTGACGGCAGGTCCTGCCACGGCTTCGGCCGCTCAAGTCGTGCGAGTGACGTCGCTCGGCGCGTTGCAGTCCGCGATCGACAAGGCCCAGCCGGGCGATGAGATCCGGCTGGCCGACGGAAGCTACTCGGCGAGCTCGGCGATCTCGATCAAACGGTCCGGATCGGCGAGCGCGCCGATCACGATCACCGCGGAAAACGTCGGCAAGGCCGAGATCAAGGGATCCGCGGGCTTCTCGTTCTCCTCGAACGCGTCGAACGTCGTCCTGCGCGGCTTCAAGCTGCGGCACGGCGGTTCGCTGAGCGTGCCCGCCGGCAGCACGCACAACCGGCTGACCCGGCTCGACGTCCAGCTCACCAGCGGCGGCAACTGGGTCACGCTCAACGGCGACGACGCCGAGTTCGACCACAACGTGCTGCAGAACCGCACCAGCCAAGGCGTCTTCCTCCAGGTGCTCGGGCGGTCGGACGACATGGCGAAGCGCGTCCGCGTGCACCACAACTACTTCTTCAACCACCAGTTCACCGGGTCGAACGGCGGCGAGTCGATCCGGTTCGGGCTGAGCAACCACCAGAAGTACCCGGCAGGCGGGATCGTCGAGTACAACCTGTTCGAGAAGGCTGACGGGGACTCCGAAGCGATTTCCGTGAAGTCTTCGGACAACGTCGTCCGGTACAACACGATCCGCGACAGCCGCGGGTTCATCGTGCTGCGCCACGGGGATCGCAGCGTGGTCGAGGGGAACATCCTGCTGGGCAAGTCCGGGATCCGCTTCCACGGCAACGACCACAAGATCGTCGGCAACTACGTGAACTCCACGGCGAACCGCGGGATCGTGTTCGGCTCGGGCGACGAGGCCGACAGCGGACCGGACAGCAAGCTCCACGACCGGCCCGACCGCGTCGTGGTCGCGTACAACACCGTGGTCGGCACCACCGACGGCATCCACGGCGACGGCGGTGCTTTCAAACCCAAGGATTGCGTGCTGGCGAACAACATCCTGCAGGGGACGGGAACGCTCGTGAGCATGCCGGGCGGTTCGGAGGTGAAGTACGAGGGGAACATCGCCTGGGGCGGGCCCGCCGGGATGCCTTCGAGCGGGTACGAGGCCGTCGATCCCAAGCTGACGCAGGGCTTCCGGCTGTCCGCGGGAAGCCCGGCGATCGACGCCGGCGTCGGGTCCTATCCCTTCGCGGGGACCGACATCGATCTGCAGGCGCGGTCGGGGAAGTTCGACGTCGGGGCCGACGAGTTGCTGGCCGGTGGGACGCGGAAAGCGTTGACGAAGGCGGACGTGGGGCCGCTCGCTCCCTGA